A window of Thermoproteales archaeon genomic DNA:
TTAGTTTATTATCACAACTATACTGCTCCTCAATGGGGTAGTATGATAATATACCCTATTATAGAAGATCCCGCTGGGATATGCGATATCGTACGTGTTAAAGATGGGGCTTGGCTGGTAGGTTACCCGGCGCATAACGACGAATACACTCTTATCGACGAATACGGGTTGAAACTGGTGATAAGAGAATGAATCTATCATATGTTCTTTACTTTACGTTTTTCCTAGCCTCTCTTGCTTTAGCACTTAATTTTATTAATATTTTAGATTCACCAAATATTGCCAAAAGTGACATTGCTCAATTAGTTTGCGATATATGTTTTATTTACGAAAATCCTGAGAGCCAAATTGTAAAATTTTATTATTTCAAAGGCAACATCGTAGAAATCCACAATGATGTTATCGTTCTGGATAAACCTTTTTGGGTTTTTCCGGCTTGTGGACGCCAAATCGGTAATAAAATCTATCTTCCAGTTAGCGTAGATTCAAGCCTTAAAGTTAGCGGAGTTACATGTCTAAAACTAGAGTATGAGGAAACAAAAGTTTCAGTTTCCAAGTGTAGTTTCGGTGGGTGATCATGCTGAAGCTAAAATTCTTGATAGGTAGGAAGATAGGCGAAGCTGACAAATATAAAGAGATTATAAAACAGATCGTTGAAGCAGAGAAGAACATTAGTAAGCCTATCGATGTAGAAGTTGATATTTTTAAAATGCTAGAATATAGTTTAAAATATAAAGCATTAGCAAGAAAGATTAGAAAAAACGGTAAGTGGGTATGGATTGTAGAAATTGAGAGTTAACTATATACAATCCCTCAGCACTTTGTAGCGTATGAGAGTTTTATCGAAAACTAATGTTTATTCTGGTAGAGTATTTAATGTAATCAAGGAGACTATCGAGGATGAAAAGAGGATTTTCGAAGTTGATATTGTCGAGCATCCAGGCGCTGTCGTTATACTTCCTCTGAGAAAGGATAAGATCGTTATGATTAAACAATACAGGTATCCCGTAAAAGAAACTATTTACGAGTTACCAGCTGGAACCATCGAACCTGGCGAAAAACCCGAAGAATGCGCTCTTAGAGAACTCGAGGAGGAGACCGGCTTTAGAGCTGAAAAACTTAGCTATTTAGGCTGTTTTTACGCGTCACCCGGTTATTCAAGCGAATTATTGCACGCTTTCACTGCTGAGAACCTGCACTTTGAAAAGCAAAATCTTGATATAGACGAGAAGATTATGGTCGCGGAATTTTCAAAAGAGAAAGTTCTAGATATGATCAATAGGGGCATTATAAAAGATTCTAAAACTCTTTCAACCCTATTCTTATACTTTTTAAAGACGAAGCTCCCTGGCGCTTTTCTAAAGCTTTAAATTTTTCTAGGCGTGACTTGTATTCATGTTCATGCTTTTTAACTTCTTTTTCAGCTTTCTTTTTAGCATAAGCTAATGCCTTTTCATCGCTTACATACCATTTTTCAATCTTCTCCCTTTTCAAAATCTTAGCCATTAAAGTCACAACTCTACCTACGTTGAAAGCATCCATGCACGCGTTATCGTTTTCTAGTATATCTCCTAGTTCTTGATAGTATGCAAGCCCCCATGGAGGAATCACAAAGCCCATAGAGTTTAGTGTAGCGTATAAATTGGCTATTAACTCTATAGACCCGCTGTCATTACCAACCGCTATAACGCCAGCAGCCTTGCCCTCTACCCAGCTTTTACCATCTATATAAATCATGTTTTCGAATACAGTGAGCCTATCAATGAATGTTTTTACTATACCGCTTGGCGAATACCAGTATATCGGCGTTGCAATTATAAGCCCATCGCACTTTAAGATCATGTCATATATTTTCCTCATATCATCATCTATGACGCATGGATAACGGCAAGCGTATTGATTATCGCTAACGCACCCTATACATGGTTTTATGTCGTAGTCAACTAAGAATATCTTATCCACGTTGGCACCTTCACTTCTAGCGCCCTCAGCAGCTATCTCCGCTATTTTAGCAGTATTACCGTATTTCCTAGGCGTTCCCAAGACTATAATGATATAAGGTTTCTCCACATTTTACCACCTTTAAGATTTTTCATTATTTTTAAAGATAATTTTACGAAAGATATACTAAATACACCGATAGTATTACAAGTAGAATCCCTATTAATTGTTTTCTCTTTATCTTTTCACGTAAGAAAATAGAGGCCATAATCAAAGATAATAAGGGCGCGCTAGAAGCTAGAATAGACGCCCTGGACGCCCCAATGTTGATTATTGAAAAGAAAAACAATACAGGTCCTATACCTATACCTAAAAACCCTCCAATTACTATGTAACCTAAGCCCTTTCTATATCCTTTTATTTGATCTCTTTTGTAAGCTAGGTAAGGTAAAGCCATTAGAGTTAACATTGAAATACGTGTAAGATTTAGAATTAATGGCGTAGCATAATTTAATCCTATTTTTGTAAATATCACGCTCAATCCCCAGAATACAGCAGTGATAAAGCTATAGAAAATTCCCCTATCCTCCAATTTTATTTTTCCCTTCTCCCGATCCGAGTAAACCAAGAATATACCAAGAACAAGCACTAGTATGGATAACATTAGAAAAACTGTAATTGATTCGTTGAGAAAAATAAATGAGAATATGCTAGCAAATAAAGAGAATGAA
This region includes:
- a CDS encoding NUDIX hydrolase; amino-acid sequence: MRVLSKTNVYSGRVFNVIKETIEDEKRIFEVDIVEHPGAVVILPLRKDKIVMIKQYRYPVKETIYELPAGTIEPGEKPEECALRELEEETGFRAEKLSYLGCFYASPGYSSELLHAFTAENLHFEKQNLDIDEKIMVAEFSKEKVLDMINRGIIKDSKTLSTLFLYFLKTKLPGAFLKL
- a CDS encoding flavodoxin family protein, giving the protein MEKPYIIIVLGTPRKYGNTAKIAEIAAEGARSEGANVDKIFLVDYDIKPCIGCVSDNQYACRYPCVIDDDMRKIYDMILKCDGLIIATPIYWYSPSGIVKTFIDRLTVFENMIYIDGKSWVEGKAAGVIAVGNDSGSIELIANLYATLNSMGFVIPPWGLAYYQELGDILENDNACMDAFNVGRVVTLMAKILKREKIEKWYVSDEKALAYAKKKAEKEVKKHEHEYKSRLEKFKALEKRQGASSLKSIRIGLKEF
- a CDS encoding DMT family transporter; the encoded protein is MAANLGILYGIAAALAFSIAAVFYKKGFTGKQPDILFASGLRAFPTFLLLLLVNLILKEDIGIVFNENVMLFAFLSLFTALVIGDTFFFLALKITPLSIVYPISYSFSLFASIFSFIFLNESITVFLMLSILVLVLGIFLVYSDREKGKIKLEDRGIFYSFITAVFWGLSVIFTKIGLNYATPLILNLTRISMLTLMALPYLAYKRDQIKGYRKGLGYIVIGGFLGIGIGPVLFFFSIINIGASRASILASSAPLLSLIMASIFLREKIKRKQLIGILLVILSVYLVYLS